In Thunnus thynnus chromosome 11, fThuThy2.1, whole genome shotgun sequence, the following proteins share a genomic window:
- the LOC137193192 gene encoding uncharacterized protein — MFVGTPLGSNPNSPIPPHSPGSDSQSDGNSPAFLPQSPPCWVTQARCDLAQAEAELHRLQERHATETESVKRGVERAVLGARREERRLLERVEQDHRDTQRNLEQIQRENMAAARVSQSLLDQRLRKLALLQQRIQEVGQQSGLDQSGPNQNLLLKEVTEFLQPWEISVSLKKVNFKPSSQPNAVTFGDIRVQEHSLSLHVGGCGPQGQLCALHSQEMQCVDTSQRGAEEEQNTQGQGWTSPTGRVVRKISLSTRCDLESEQEPMLSSPKIFCPPPKFEQSDWESSQDDETESASFEPQGEDVFLAVPTVLKNMDTEGKEHVYKMNSNGKHYSPRNQRKQLTVVSGRKPSPSTERRREHAKLGHCLSLDIQEGDKGKVNQDSNSRYFRYGNSTLTSPRMSPRETLISQSCLDLTSRGRPHSCLSQSSDEHSLRTLGDSGRAPSPTDSLDSSYTFIVSPSHDYSMNRGSLNYNCRLSKSAVDLTHKTRPLISSATNEHIGVWRVKCNNFNSMSSSPSPTLSRGLRVSDMGQAHSYPTHRGHNTLHQPQKKITVASSKQPLVGRSLSMSVIDGSSQEPKRGRRERGEPALVELEEEGDQSLTIFNPRGVHLIRRFGKQGSGRADLTLPSGVHATPQGQLFIVDCGNARVQVTDPQGNVLQQVTSPTSDGSARRCRNYFDIAVNAKGLIAISCAAERALLVFNRHGRLLQTFGGSGLGSAKDELEAPRGVTVTRLDEFLVADIRKGTLIALKLDPKTGSRLERTVVTGFHRPYLVAACLSSGMVAVSERGNETGRVPCIKVLEPSWNTVRVLGVCAGMGPVLVCPWGICIDTDGNVLVADWGEQHRVLLYPAQGVGWPIVTQGLSSPRGLTLLPEGHLAVSDSMHHCIKIYHYKATQD, encoded by the exons atgtTTGTGGGAACTCCTTTGGGTAGCAATCCCAACTCCCCTATTCCACCCCACAGCCCCGGTTCTGATAGTCAGTCAGATGGCAATTCCCCTGCTTTCCTGCCTCAGTCCCCTCCTTGCTGGGTAACACAGGCACGGTGCGACCTTGCCCAGGCAGAGGCAGAGCTTCATCGCCTGCAAGAGCGTCATGCAACTGAGACAGAATCTGTGAAGCGGGGTGTAGAACGGGCTGTCCTGGGAGCACGCAGAGAAGAGCGACGCCTGCTGGAGAGGGTGGAGCAAGACCATCGGGACACTCAACGGAACCTGGAGCAGATCCAGAGGGAGAACATGGCAGCAGCCCGGGTCAGCCAGTCCCTGTTGGACCAAAGGCTTCGTAAACTAGCTCTTCTTCAGCAGCGAATCCAGGAGGTGGGTCAGCAGTCAGGCCTAGATCAAAGTGGGCCAAACCAGAACCTGCTGCTGAAGGAGGTCACGGAGTTCCTTCAACCCTGGGAAATCTCGGTTTCCTTAAAGAAAGTGAACTTTAAACCTAGCTCCCAACCAAATGCTGTCACCTTTGGAGATATTCGTGTGCAAGAACATAGCCTCAGCCTACATGTTGGAGGCTGTGGGCCACAGGGGCAGTTGTGTGCTCTCCATTCACAAGAGATGCAATGTGTGGACACAAGCCAGCGTGGTGCTGAAGAAGAGCAAAACACCCAAGGACAGGGTTGGACCTCACCAACAGGTAGGGTGGTCAGAAAGATTAGTCTCTCTACCCGATGTGATCTGGAATCAGAGCAGGAACCAATGCTCTCCTCACCAAAGATTTTCTGCCCGCCTCCCAAGTTTGAACAGTCTGACTGGGAGTCATCCCAGGATGATGAGACAGAATCAGCTTCCTTTGAGCCACAAGGGGAAGATGTATTTCTGGCTGTCCCTACAGTACTCAAAAACATGGATACTGAAGGCAAGGAGcatgtgtataaaatgaataGTAATGGAAAACACTACTCTCCCAGGAACCAGAGGAAGCAACTTACTGTGGTCTCTGGCCGGAAGCCGTCCCCCTCAACTGAACGAAGACGTGAGCATGCTAAGCTTGGTCACTGCTTGAGTTTAGACATCCAGGAGGGAGATAAAGGAAAGGTTAATCAAGATTCCAATAGCAGATATTTTAGGTATGGCAACAGTACCCTAACATCTCCCAGGATGAGTCCAAGAGAGACTCTGATCAGCCAAAGCTGCCTAGACCTCACTTCCAGAGGCCGACCTCACTCTTGCCTCAGCCAGTCCTCTGATGAACACTCTCTAAGGACACTTGGTGACTCTGGCCGAGCACCATCCCCAACAGACAGCCTTGACTCCAGCTACACCTTCATCGTTAGCCCATCTCATGATTACAGCATGAACAGAGGCTCTTTGAACTACAATTGCCGTCTATCAAAGTCTGCAGTGGACTTGACACACAAGACACGTCCGTTGATCAGCAGTGCGACAAATGAGCACATAGGAGTGTGGAGGGTGAAGTGTAACAACTTCAACTCCATGTCAAGCTCACCCTCACCAACTCTCAGTAGGGGGCTGAGGGTCTCTGATATGGGGCAAGCTCACTCGTACCCTACACATCGAGGTCATAATACTCTGCACCAGCCACAGAAGAAAATCACAGTGGCTAGCTCAAAACAACCCCTGGTGGGTAGGTCTTTATCCATGTCTGTCATAGATGGTTCCTCTCAAGAGCCAAAGAGaggcagaagagagagaggagagccaGCCCTGGTGGAGTTAGAGGAGGAGGGTGATCAGTCCTTGACAATATTCAACCCCAGAGGAGTCCATCTGATCAGACGGTTTGGGAAGCAGGGTTCGGGTCGTGCGGACCTTACCCTGCCAAGTGGTGTCCATGCCACTCCACAAGGCCAACTCTTTATAGTGGACTGTGGGAATGCACGTGTTCAG GTGACTGACCCCCAGGGCAATGTCCTCCAGCAAGTGACTTCCCCAACTTCTGATGGCTCTGCCAGGCGATGTAGGAACTACTTTGACATTGCTGTGAATGCTAAGGGTCTAATTGCAATAAGCTGTGCAGCAGAGCGAGCCCTGCTTGTGTTCAACCGGCATGGTCGCCTGCTCCAGACCTTTGGTGGGTCAGGCTTGGGCTCTGCAAAAGATGAGCTTGAGGCTCCCAGGGGTGTGACGGTAACAAGgctggatgagtttttggtAGCTGATATCCGGAAAGGTACCCTTATTGCCCTAAAGCTTGACCCTAAGACAGGCTCCCGTCTTGAGCGCACAGTGGTAACTGGATTCCACCGGCCCTACTTGGTGGCAGCTTGCTTAAGCTCAGGCATGGTAGCTGTGTCCGAAAGGGGCAATGAAACAGGTCGTGTGCCTTGCATCAAAGTGCTAGAACCAAGCTGGAACACAGTGAGAGTCCTGGGTGTGTGTGCTGGAATGGGACCTGTCCTGGTCTGCCCCTGGGGCATCTGTATAGATACAGATGGGAATGTGCTGGTAGCAGACTGGGGGGAGCAGCACAGAGTACTGTTATACCCAGCACAGGGAGTGGGGTGGCCCATAGTAACCCAGGGTTTGAGTAGTCCACGTGGCCTGACCCTGCTGCCTGAGGGCCACCTAGCTGTGTCTGACAGCATGCACCACTGCATTAAGATTTATCACTACAAAGCAACCCAGGACTAG